The following coding sequences are from one Gossypium raimondii isolate GPD5lz chromosome 4, ASM2569854v1, whole genome shotgun sequence window:
- the LOC105780931 gene encoding UDP-glycosyltransferase 83A1, translated as MGNPHILAIPYPAQGHVIPLMELSHNLVSHGFKITFVNTDFNHKRVKDAFGNKVDGEGSIRLVSIPDGMEPDEDRKQLGKLTDGISKVMPLELKKLVKKINGSEDNKISCVIADVNMGWALDIAAEFEIPGVAFWPASAMLLALLFSTDKLLDDQVIDKHGTPINGENMIQLYPNTPAMHPNNFLWVCLGDFTAQKTIFEFAMRNNKAVENVEWLICNTTFDLEPGALSLIPEILPIGPLSATNQLGPLTGSFWPEDATCLKWLDQQPPGSVIYVAFGSFTVFDPIQFQELALGLELSNRPFLWVVRPDSTEGTQCDELYPIGFKARVAGRGKMVGWAAQRAVLAHPSIACFISHCGWNSTVEGLSNGIPFLCWPYFADQFINETYICDIWKIGLSFNRDERGIITREEIKGKVEQLVDDERFKAKALQLKGSVMNSVSENGSSNRIFNNFIEWMKS; from the exons ATGGGCAATCCTCATATTCTAGCAATACCATATCCAGCACAAGGCCATGTAATTCCTCTAATGGAGCTCTCTCATAACTTGGTTAGCCATGGATTCAAAATCACCTTTGTCAACACGGATTTCAATCACAAGAGAGTGAAGGATGCATTCGGCAACAAGGTTGATGGAGAGGGCTCAATTCGTCTGGTTTCGATCCCCGACGGCATGGAACCCGATGAGGATAGGAAGCAATTAGGGAAGTTAACCGATGGAATCAGCAAAGTGATGCCCTTGGAGCTGAAGAAGCTGGTGAAGAAGATTAATGGATCTGAAGATAATAAGATCAGTTGTGTCATAGCTGATGTGAACATGGGATGGGCACTTGACATTGCTGCAGAGTTTGAAATACCTGGAGTTGCTTTCTGGCCTGCTTCCGCCATGCTTTTGGCCTTGCTTTTTAGCACCGATAAGTTGCTTGATGATCAAGTCATTGATAAACATG gAACTCCAATCAATGGAGAAAATATGATTCAACTGTACCCAAACACACCTGCAATGCACCCTAACAACTTTTTGTGGGTTTGTCTTGGTGATTTCACCGCACAAAAGACTATATTCGAGTTTGCTATGAGAAACAACAAAGCTGTTGAAAATGTTGAGTGGCTAATCTGCAACACAACTTTCGACCTTGAACCAGGAGCACTTAGCTTAATCCCTGAGATCCTACCCATTGGTCCACTCTCAGCAACCAACCAGCTTGGACCCTTGACCGGAAGTTTTTGGCCTGAGGATGCAACCTGTTTGAAATGGCTCGACCAACAGCCTCCAGGCTCAGTCATATATGTAGCATTTGGTAGCTTCACGGTTTTTGACCCAATCCAGTTCCAAGAACTGGCTCTCGGTCTGGAACTCTCAAACAGGCCATTTCTATGGGTTGTTAGACCAGATAGCACTGAAGGGACTCAATGTGATGAACTTTACCCTATAGGGTTCAAAGCGAGAGTTGCAGGTCGAGGGAAAATGGTGGGATGGGCAGCCCAACGAGCCGTTCTAGCTCATCCATCCATTGCTTGCTTCATCAGCCACTGTGGTTGGAACTCCACCGTTGAAGGTCTCAGCAATGGGATCCCTTTCCTTTGCTGGCCCTACTTTGCTGATCAGTTCATTAACGAAACCTACATTTGTGACATTTGGAAGATTGGATTAAGCTTCAACAGAGATGAAAGAGGGATCATTACAAGAGAAGAGATTAAGGGTAAGGTTGAGCAATTGGTAGATGATGAAAGATTCAAAGCTAAAGCACTACAACTCAAGGGATCGGTGATGAACAGTGTTAGCGAAAATGGTAGCTCCAACAGGATTTTCAACAACTTCATTGAATGGATGAAATCATAG
- the LOC105780439 gene encoding exocyst complex component EXO70E2 — translation MAMGDYESTATSLEGEENLIAAAEHIVKALGSNKNFTKDVKKILADLGSQLSTMATIEDNMVEGKKSGIEEQLSVVEEKIMSWESDDSMIWDSGLDEVAEYLNAVDGARKLTERLENQCLSSQEEKDLLCRAHDVLQMAMQRLEDEFKHVLVHHRQPFEPEPISFRSSEDDAVEEGSIVSFGDESVEESTLRDSISRNSEEFIVDLVHPDVISDLKCIANLMFSSNYDHECRQAYILVRKDALEECLFNLEIEKLSIEDVLKMEWGTLNSKIKRWVRAMKVFVRPYLVSEKWLCDQTFAELGSSNLVCFVEAAKAPMLQLLNFAEAISIGSHQPERLVRILDMYEVLADLLLDINALFSDEVGSSIRIEYQEVLKRLADTVRVTFLEFENAIATNASISPFAGGGVHHLTKYVMNYIRLLADYNETLNLLLKNHDGAAATSLSPDTSPATGEESITKDFSDSCSPMALHLQSLTSVLEANLDEKSKLYRDASLQHFFLMNNIYYMAQKVKNSELRLIFEDKWIRKHNWKFQQHAMSYERATWSSILSLLKDDSNSSSGSTSRTVLRERLRSFYVAFDEVYKTQTAWIITDVQLREDLRISTSLKVIQAYRTFVGRQMQHIGEKHIRYNAEELQDYLLDLFEGSQKSLHNPNRR, via the coding sequence ATGGCAATGGGGGATTATGAATCTACGGCTACATCATTAGAAGGAGAGGAAAATTTAATTGCTGCGGCGGAGCATATAGTGAAAGCGTTGGGTTCTAATAAGAACTTTACAAAAGATGTCAAGAAAATATTGGCAGATCTTGGTAGCCAGTTATCTACAATGGCTACAATTGAGGATAACATGGTTGAGGGTAAGAAAAGTGGGATTGAAGAGCAGTTGAGTGTTGTTGAGGAGAAGATTATGAGTTGGGAATCAGATGATTCTATGATATGGGATTCGGGTCTGGATGAAGTTGCCGAATATCTGAATGCTGTTGACGGAGCTCGGAAGTTGACGGAGAGATTGGAGAATCAGTGCTTGAGTAGCCAAGAAGAGAAAGATTTGTTATGCAGGGCTCATGATGTTCTTCAGATGGCAATGCAGAGGCTTGAGGATGAGTTCAAACATGTACTTGTTCACCATAGGCAACCCTTTGAGCCAGAGCCCATTTCGTTCCGTTCGAGTGAGGATGATGCTGTTGAAGAGGGCTCGATAGTTTCTTTTGGTGATGAGTCTGTTGAGGAGTCTACCCTCAGAGATAGCATCAGTAGGAACTCAGAGGAGTTTATCGTTGATTTGGTTCATCCAGATGTGATTTCTGATCTCAAATGCATTGCCAATTTGATGTTCAGTTCGAATTATGACCACGAATGTCGCCAGGCATATATCCTTGTTCGAAAGGATGCGTTGGAGGAGTGTCTCTTCaaccttgaaatcgagaaattGAGCATCGAAGACGTGCTCAAGATGGAGTGGGGAACCTTGAATTCCAAAATCAAGAGATGGGTTAGAGCTATGAAGGTCTTTGTTCGGCCCTATCTTGTGAGCGAGAAGTGGCTCTGTGACCAGACTTTTGCAGAGCTTGGATCAtccaatttggtatgttttgttgAGGCAGCAAAGGCTCCAATGCTACAGCTTCTGAACTTTGCCGAGGCCATCTCAATTGGCTCTCATCAACCAGAAAGGCTAGTTCGAATTCTAGACATGTATGAGGTGCTTGCAGATCTTCTTCTGGACATTAATGCATTGTTTTCGGATGAGGTTGGTTCTTCTATAAGAATCGAGTATCAAGAGGTTTTGAAGAGATTGGCTGATACTGTAAGGGTTACGTTTCTTGAATTTGAGAATGCCATTGCGACAAATGCGTCAATAAGCCCTTTTGCAGGAGGGGGAGTTCACCATTTGACCAAATACGTTATGAATTACATCCGGCTTCTTGCAGATTATAATGAGACCCTAAATTTACTCCTCAAGAACCATGATGGAGCCGCTGCTACCTCACTCTCCCCCGATACGAGTCCAGCTACAGGGGAGGAAAGCATAACTAAAGATTTCTCTGACAGTTGTTCTCCAATGGCACTCCATCTCCAGTCACTCACTTCTGTTCTAGAAGCCAACCTAGACgagaaatcaaaattatatagggATGCTTCCTTGCAACACTTCTTTTTGATgaacaatatatattacatgGCTCAAAAGGTTAAGAATTCCGAACTTAGGCTTATATTCGAAGATAAGTGGATTCGAAAACACAACTGGAAATTCCAACAACATGCGATGAGCTATGAGAGAGCTACTTGGAGTTCAATTCTCTCTTTACTGAAGGACGACAGCAATTCCAGCTCTGGTTCTACCTCAAGGACAGTTCTCAGGGAGAGATTGCGGAGTTTTTATGTTGCTTTCGACGAGGTCTATAAAACGCAGACGGCATGGATCATCACAGATGTTCAGCTCCGGGAAGATTTACGAATTTCAACGTCCCTGAAAGTAATCCAAGCTTATCGAACATTCGTGGGAAGACAAATGCAGCACATCGGCGAGAAACACATTAGGTACAATGCTGAAGAGCTACAGGATTACTTGTTAGACTTGTTTGAGGGATCCCAAAAATCATTGCATAATCCCAATAGGAGATGA